The Candidatus Margulisiibacteriota bacterium genome window below encodes:
- the ppdK gene encoding pyruvate, phosphate dikinase: protein MAKNIYFFGSGKGEADASMRNLLGGKGANLAEMTNLGVPVPAGFTISTEMCLDYYKNGRKLSDELLAEIKENIVKTEKAMGMKFNDAENPLLFSVRSGARVSMPGMMDTVLNLGLNDTTIKGLVAKSGNERFAYDSYRRFINMYGDVVMDVHHEYFEEKITAMKKARGVENDTDLSAADLKELVEQYKVVVKEHAGKAFPDDGFEQLKMAVAAVFSSWEVPRAVKYRKMNNIDDSWGTAVNVQAMVFGNMGETSGTGVAFTRNPSTGENLFYGEFLMNAQGEDVVAGIRTPQEISELEKIMPVCYKQLVDIYKKLEKHYKDMQDMEFTIQEGVLYMLQTRSGKRTAAAAVRCAVEMFKEGLIDKETALNRVAPTQLDMLLHPNISPNAKLTVIAKGLPASPGAAVGKCSFTAEDAEERKAKGEQVILVRQETSPEDIGGMDAAEGILTARGGMTSHAAVVARGMGKPCVAGCAAIDINEKAQTVTIAGKKYGPNDFITLNGTTGEVVAGKVELTTPTLSGDFGVLMGWTDEFRTLNIRTNADTPHDAKVARDFGAEGIGLCRTEHMFFEGDRIKAVREMILSEDLEGRKAALAKLLPIQKGDFKGIFEVMDGLAVTIRLLDPPLHEFVPHTPEAQADMAKEMGISAEAVKIRVDQLHEFNPMLGHRGCRLGITYPEIYDMQVEAIITAAVEVAKAGKKVIPEIMIPLVGMLPEFKILKANAVKIADEIISKANIKLDYKVGTMIEIPRATLIADQIAEHAEFFSFGTNDLTQMTLGFSRDDAGVFLPEYVERQILPDDPFQSIDQEGVGMLVQYGVERGRKTNPTLKIGVCGEHGGDPKSIEFFHNAGLSYVSCSPFRVPIARLAAAQAAIKSKKKLK from the coding sequence ATGGCAAAGAATATATATTTTTTCGGTAGTGGGAAAGGCGAGGCAGATGCCTCAATGAGAAACCTATTAGGTGGCAAAGGTGCTAACCTTGCGGAAATGACAAATTTAGGAGTACCAGTACCTGCTGGTTTTACTATTTCAACAGAAATGTGTTTAGACTATTATAAAAACGGCAGAAAGCTTTCTGATGAGCTTTTAGCTGAAATAAAGGAAAACATTGTCAAAACAGAAAAAGCAATGGGGATGAAGTTTAATGATGCTGAAAATCCTTTACTTTTTTCAGTCAGATCCGGTGCTAGAGTTTCTATGCCAGGGATGATGGACACAGTGCTTAACTTAGGTCTTAACGATACTACAATCAAAGGTCTTGTGGCAAAGTCTGGTAATGAAAGATTTGCTTATGATTCATATAGAAGATTTATCAATATGTATGGTGATGTTGTTATGGATGTTCATCATGAGTATTTTGAAGAAAAAATCACAGCAATGAAAAAAGCTCGTGGAGTTGAGAATGATACAGATCTTTCTGCAGCAGATCTTAAAGAATTAGTTGAGCAGTATAAAGTTGTAGTTAAGGAACATGCTGGAAAAGCTTTTCCAGATGATGGCTTTGAGCAACTAAAGATGGCTGTTGCTGCTGTATTTAGTTCATGGGAAGTTCCAAGAGCAGTTAAATATAGAAAAATGAATAATATTGACGATAGTTGGGGAACAGCAGTTAACGTACAAGCAATGGTCTTTGGTAACATGGGTGAGACTTCTGGTACCGGTGTTGCTTTTACGCGTAATCCATCAACAGGTGAAAACTTATTCTACGGTGAGTTTTTAATGAACGCACAAGGTGAAGACGTTGTGGCGGGTATCAGAACTCCACAAGAAATTTCTGAATTAGAAAAAATAATGCCAGTTTGCTATAAGCAACTAGTAGATATTTATAAGAAGTTAGAAAAACATTATAAAGATATGCAAGATATGGAGTTTACTATCCAAGAAGGTGTCCTTTATATGCTTCAAACAAGAAGTGGTAAGAGAACCGCAGCAGCAGCAGTAAGATGCGCTGTTGAAATGTTCAAGGAAGGTCTTATTGATAAAGAAACTGCTCTTAATAGAGTAGCTCCTACACAATTAGATATGTTGCTTCACCCAAATATTAGTCCCAATGCAAAGCTAACGGTTATTGCCAAAGGACTACCCGCCTCACCAGGTGCTGCTGTTGGTAAATGTTCATTTACAGCAGAAGATGCAGAAGAAAGAAAAGCTAAAGGTGAACAAGTAATTCTTGTAAGACAAGAAACTTCACCAGAAGATATTGGTGGTATGGATGCAGCAGAAGGTATTCTAACAGCAAGAGGCGGTATGACTTCTCATGCAGCTGTTGTTGCTAGAGGAATGGGCAAGCCATGTGTTGCAGGTTGTGCAGCTATTGATATTAATGAAAAAGCTCAGACAGTTACAATTGCAGGCAAGAAATATGGACCAAATGATTTTATTACTCTTAATGGTACTACGGGTGAAGTTGTTGCTGGTAAAGTTGAATTAACAACTCCAACTTTATCAGGAGATTTTGGTGTTCTTATGGGATGGACTGATGAATTTAGAACATTAAATATCAGAACAAACGCTGATACACCTCATGATGCTAAAGTTGCCAGAGATTTCGGTGCAGAAGGTATAGGGCTTTGTCGTACAGAGCATATGTTTTTCGAAGGCGATAGAATTAAAGCTGTAAGAGAAATGATTCTATCTGAAGATTTAGAAGGAAGAAAAGCGGCACTTGCTAAACTTCTTCCAATACAAAAAGGTGATTTTAAGGGCATCTTCGAAGTGATGGACGGCTTAGCAGTTACAATCAGATTACTAGATCCGCCTCTCCACGAATTTGTTCCTCATACACCAGAAGCACAAGCTGATATGGCCAAAGAAATGGGTATTTCTGCTGAAGCTGTAAAAATAAGAGTAGACCAATTACATGAGTTTAACCCTATGCTTGGTCATAGAGGATGTCGTTTAGGTATCACGTATCCAGAAATTTATGATATGCAAGTTGAAGCTATTATTACGGCTGCCGTTGAAGTAGCCAAAGCAGGGAAAAAGGTTATTCCTGAGATAATGATTCCACTTGTGGGCATGCTTCCTGAATTTAAGATTCTAAAAGCCAATGCAGTTAAAATAGCTGATGAGATTATTTCTAAAGCAAATATCAAATTGGATTACAAAGTTGGCACAATGATTGAGATTCCAAGAGCAACATTAATTGCTGACCAAATTGCTGAGCATGCAGAATTTTTCTCTTTTGGAACCAATGATCTGACTCAGATGACCTTAGGTTTTTCTCGTGATGATGCCGGTGTTTTCTTGCCAGAATACGTAGAAAGACAGATTCTGCCAGATGATCCTTTCCAATCAATAGACCAAGAAGGTGTTGGTATGTTAGTGCAGTATGGTGTTGAACGTGGAAGAAAGACAAACCCAACATTAAAAATTGGTGTTTGTGGTGAGCATGGTGGAGATCCAAAATCAATAGAGTTTTTCCATAATGCAGGCTTAAGTTATGTTTCTTGTTCTCCATTCAGAGTGCCAATCGCAAGATTAGCAGCAGCGCAAGCAGCAATCAAGAGCAAAAAAAAACTAAAATAG
- a CDS encoding S8 family serine peptidase has protein sequence MKKIFLLLVVCSLFAVETTGTIKIIKKNGSVYFTKDNKEFQIQTNKDNLKKGTRMSALAVSEYEEEDLPVELFGFVSLATIVDSAGTLVTAKNPANIVVAVIDTGLDTNNRELTEYCLINTKEIPGNGLDDDHNGFIDDYYGVNILENNGNVLDDHGHGTSMFSTIAIQSKGNVKIVPIKAFDSSGCSSQFLIANAIIYAVQRGANVINCSFGYQYSSETLQIAVQYALDHGVIVVAAAGNNGQEIVMYPSGYAGVIAVSSLDDYDRLSYFSNYGDHIKLSCIGERVGCIGVGGASQQVSGTSISSAYIAGTIANINNLSDLSVNEVVRHYSNDVMYPLGNVKPYPGWDKYTGQGKISNILFSESDSTVLAQEGLTIDSLEVASFLNYPNPVVGSGTEFGFDSNKNAKVKLEIYNLAGMKLWQEERNVASGKYEIIPYNLKHENGSELANDSYIAVLRVNDGAEEIIKKTVMTILR, from the coding sequence GTGAAGAAAATATTTTTATTGTTGGTTGTTTGTTCTTTATTTGCTGTTGAAACTACAGGTACGATTAAGATTATCAAAAAAAATGGTTCGGTGTATTTCACAAAAGACAATAAAGAATTTCAAATTCAAACCAATAAAGACAACCTGAAAAAGGGCACCAGAATGTCTGCTCTTGCTGTGTCTGAGTATGAGGAAGAAGATCTTCCTGTTGAGCTTTTTGGTTTTGTTTCCTTGGCTACAATTGTTGATAGTGCTGGAACTCTGGTGACAGCCAAAAATCCCGCGAACATAGTAGTTGCTGTTATTGATACGGGATTAGATACTAATAATAGGGAGTTAACGGAATATTGTTTGATAAATACCAAGGAAATACCAGGTAATGGTCTAGACGATGACCATAATGGGTTTATTGATGATTATTATGGAGTAAATATCCTTGAGAATAATGGAAATGTATTAGATGATCATGGGCATGGAACATCCATGTTTAGTACGATAGCAATTCAAAGCAAAGGGAATGTAAAGATAGTTCCTATAAAGGCATTTGATAGCAGTGGCTGTTCGTCACAGTTCTTAATAGCTAATGCTATTATTTATGCGGTTCAAAGAGGGGCAAATGTTATCAACTGTAGCTTCGGGTATCAGTATTCGTCTGAAACTCTTCAAATAGCCGTGCAATATGCTTTGGATCACGGGGTAATAGTTGTTGCCGCAGCGGGTAACAATGGCCAGGAGATAGTGATGTATCCCTCTGGTTATGCAGGTGTAATTGCTGTTTCTTCTTTGGATGATTATGATAGGCTATCATATTTTAGTAACTATGGTGACCATATTAAGCTTTCTTGTATTGGAGAAAGAGTGGGATGCATTGGAGTCGGAGGGGCGTCGCAGCAGGTGAGTGGAACTAGCATTTCTTCAGCCTATATCGCTGGCACTATTGCCAATATAAATAATCTTTCTGATTTGAGTGTTAATGAAGTGGTTAGACATTATTCTAATGATGTTATGTATCCGCTAGGAAACGTTAAACCATATCCTGGTTGGGATAAATATACAGGTCAGGGCAAAATTTCTAATATACTTTTTTCAGAAAGTGATTCTACAGTTTTAGCTCAAGAAGGTTTAACAATTGATAGTTTGGAAGTAGCTAGTTTTTTAAATTATCCTAATCCTGTTGTTGGTAGTGGTACGGAGTTTGGTTTCGATTCCAATAAAAACGCAAAAGTTAAGCTAGAAATTTATAACTTGGCTGGGATGAAATTATGGCAAGAGGAAAGAAATGTTGCGAGTGGTAAATATGAAATAATTCCTTATAACTTGAAGCATGAGAATGGTAGCGAGTTAGCAAATGATAGCTATATTGCAGTTCTTCGAGTAAATGATGGAGCAGAAGAAATCATCAAAAAGACTGTAATGACAATACTTAGATAG